The window TAATAATAGTAGTAGATTAGTTTTTGGATTAAGATAAAATAATGGATTAAGATATTATGTAGATGAAATCAGCTGCGGTTTTTATAGTGTGGAATGTTGTTGTAGTACCCACAGGTTCGTTTTATTTTACTGGTTTTTAATATCAACGTTAGGGTATTTTGGGAAAGAGTGTTGCAACGGTAAATGCGTTGTGTTACACGATAGTTATGGTGGAGATGAGAGCATTGGATTAAGTTCCCTTTTAGGGAGATGGATAAGATTGAAGGCGTGGAGCAGCGTACGTCGCCATCTGCACTTTTCGTTTGTTTATTAGGATTATATTATTGTCTTGGGTGACTTGTCCCTTTGACAATGTCAACATTGACGTGTGTTCATTGGAAACTAGAGTTCAACTAGTAGTAGAAAATGAGAGATTTCATAGTTCTATCGAATATTCTTGAATCAAGGAATAATCGTCGGTCATATTCGtatatttctctctttcaacAGTTTTCTCTTTCGGTCTTCTTTTATTAGAGTTCTTAAACAATCAAATGACTATTCCTGATAGGTAAGTTAAATGAACGTTACATgcatatgatatgatgatgtgATAATTTGCATGAAAGAGGAGTACTTGTTGTTTGCTTTTATATTGAATCCTTATTTTTAAAGAGCTGTTTTAACTGCAAGAGGCCGGGAACGATTATTGTTACGGAACCCAAAAGGCCTCCCCAATATAAATATGTTGAAccaaagaaaagtaaatatGTTGAACCAAAAAGCCAATCcatatgaatgaatgaatggtGGAAGATTTCGATATTGTGCCGCACTAACAGACCAACTTCATACTTGATGAATTAAGTCGAAGGGGTTTGTGATCGTTGAGAAGAACCcatatatgattttgttgaaaagatTAAATGAGTTTGGAGATGCTGATCATGGGAAGAAGTTATTATTTTTGCACAAGTGTTcccaaaaaaaactacattcGCAGCATATCAATCAGAAACCCGAAAATCTTCGACTACTTTACTTTCTCGATAAATCGTCCAGCTAAATGGCATTCAAAGACAACAATATTACACGTGTAACTCGTATTTAATTTACGTCAAATGTGATGCATTCAAGACATACTGTAGTTAAATTATTTATGCTCTCACGGTCTCAAACTATGGTTACTTTATTACAAGACCGTGATCTTTATATTTTGAGCAAATAATACCAAGCCAAAAATCTTCGTTCATGTATCGAAGTTGCCTGTTCGTTCTCATTTTTGTTCATTGGACGTTATTACCGTACCATGATTTATTTTACGATAACCATCGTGGCTCGTGCAGTCGAGCTAACGCTATGGTAGAATTctactaaaaagaaaagaataaacagTTGTAGTCTTGTAGAATTTGCAAGCAGGATGGATTTAATGATTTTGGTTTGCTAACTAAATGAACATAAATAAAACACTCCTAAATAAATGAAAACGAACATGACTAATTGTGCTGTGTCCTGTGTGTTTAAATCCTTAAATTTCCACTTCGTCATAATTTCattttgtacatatatatgtatcattattatttatttccatTTGTATCACTATCTCCGCTTGATATGGCACATGATATAAAAAGGACTGATTGACACGTGCGTAATGTAGTGTGTTTCGCACGTGCCGGTTAATCCCAGATTCTAAAGTAGTGTGACTAATTCCGAATTAAGAATCTCTAATTTCTccgaaagaaagaagaagaaagacatcaCAGAAGAGactcaaaaaaacattttagggGGTTTCACAAATCCTTCAAAGGTGTGACCtgagaatcacaacaaaacTCTAAAATCCCTctcgattcatcatcatcatcatcaccatgtGGAGAAGAATCGTCTCCTCTCATCTCAAAACCCTAGCCGCCGATGTCGTCGCTGCTTCTCCTCGTCCATCGATAGCCGCCACCGCTAGACCCGTTGGCTTCTACCTTTCCGCCACTCGATCAGCcatttctgcttcttcttctgttttctctcCTCGACATTTCAGCTCCGAATCAGGTGATTCTTTAGTTTAAACGTTTTCAGATCTCGGCTTGGGAACTCTAAATAGAATGGTGGGATTGTAGATTCAGTTCGCCATGGATTTTTAGAGGATATACGTAATTCTGTGTTGGTCTCTTAGATTGAAGATTATGTCTACTTATTTGCTGCTATTTTGTTGTGGTTTCTCTTACTCCATTGGAGGGTGAATGATTGTTTATTACGGTTTGTATGTTGCAGTAGAGACTCCTgcgaagaagaaggtggaggaTGTAATGCCTATTGCGACTGGACATGAGAAGGAGGAGCTTGAAGCTGAAATGGAGGtgattccttttgttttcttgtatctAATGCTATTTTTAAGATCTGAGTATGATACACATCTGTTTTAACTGCAACTCCACTTGTGATCATCTCTTTCACTTCTCTGATAATTTTCTGGCATCAAAATGGAGTATATATGTGTGCTTGATAGTAATCTCCAGttgaagaaaattaaattttggcTTTGTCATGGTTTTCTTGGGATAGGGGAGGAGGCTGCTTGATATTGACTTCCCTGAAGGTCCTTTTGGCACTAAGGTAAGTTTCTGTTACCAGACGTAGATATGTCGTGACTCCACATTGAATTCTTTGACATTATATTTACTGCCTAGTTTACACCTTGTCATTGTTTTTAGTCATGATATAGATTTTATGTTCATCACGCAGTGAAACAAACCAAGGATACTTCACTTGAATCGACTATAATGTAATCCAGTTTAGCTATTTCAATTACCTCAAATAAAGTCCAGGATAAACATACTGaaatttatttcttcatcaaaattGAATTGAAGAGGCCGATCTAGATTTTAGGCATGATCTAGATTTTAATGTAATCCAATTTAGCCATTTCAATTACCTCAAATAAACTCCAGGATAAACATACTGaaatttatttcttcatcaaaattGAATTGAGTCAATGGATCAACTTGCACTCTTTGTTTTGGTCCATAATGTTGCTTCAGACATGACTGCTATGGCATGGAGCAATCACTGCTTTTATGTGTATTTTGAATCCTGTCTAATTGTCATACTAAATTATCTTGATTACTCATATTTCAAGTTCTTTTTGTgtgaatttttaattaatactagtTAGTTAGTTCCCTGAGTGAAGAACCAGCTTggattttaatcatatttaaGGTTTCGTGAATTCGACGAATCTCTAAGCTGTGTTTGTTAATTTACGATGGCTGACTGCCTATGATGCTTATGTGCACGATAATGACGACAAATTTGTGGATGTCACATACAACATGTGCAATATACTAAAGAATTCTGTCTCCGAAGTACTGAAAT is drawn from Camelina sativa cultivar DH55 chromosome 1, Cs, whole genome shotgun sequence and contains these coding sequences:
- the LOC104780452 gene encoding cytochrome c oxidase subunit 5b-1, mitochondrial-like isoform X1; the protein is MWRRIVSSHLKTLAADVVAASPRPSIAATARPVGFYLSATRSAISASSSVFSPRHFSSESVETPAKKKVEDVMPIATGHEKEELEAEMEGRRLLDIDFPEGPFGTKEAPAVVKSYYDKRIVGCPGGEGEDEHDVVWFWLEKGKSFECPVCTQYFELEVVGPGGPPDGHGDEDDEHHH
- the LOC104780452 gene encoding cytochrome c oxidase subunit 5b-1, mitochondrial-like isoform X2, which encodes MWRRIVSSHLKTLAADVVAASPRPSIAATARPVGFYLSATRSAISASSSVFSPRHFSSESETPAKKKVEDVMPIATGHEKEELEAEMEGRRLLDIDFPEGPFGTKEAPAVVKSYYDKRIVGCPGGEGEDEHDVVWFWLEKGKSFECPVCTQYFELEVVGPGGPPDGHGDEDDEHHH